In one Longimicrobium sp. genomic region, the following are encoded:
- a CDS encoding CTP synthase: MTALNTAPTKYIFVTGGVVSSLGKGIAAASLGRLLVERGLRVTIQKFDPYINVDPGTLSPFQHGEVFVTDDGAETDLDLGHYERFVGESLSQSNSITTGRIYQDVITRERRGEYLGATVQVIPHITDAIKGAIRRLAPNHDVVITEIGGTVGDIESLPFLEAIRQYRQEVGREHTLFVHLTLLPYIAAAGELKTKPTQHSVRELMQIGIQPDVLICRSERAIEPDMRRKIALFCNVDVASVIEARDAETIYEVPLEYHRQRLDELVVNKLGLNTPKPDLAEWRELVSRLKNPSNGEVRIAVVGKYVALIDSYKSVQEALIHGGIAADAKVRIEWLSSEDFENGEGAEKLAGYHGLLIPGGFGVRGVEGMLSAIRWARENGLPFFGICLGMQTAIIEFSRTVCGIEEAHSAEWERATSDPVICLMDSQRQITDLGGTMRLGAYTARLQPGSRAADIYGALEISERHRHRYEVNNVYREALGEQGMHFSGLSPDGNLVEMIELPSHPWFVATQAHPELKSRPDQPHPLFASFVTAAAAYRDGQNAPAPQPELMAEASS; this comes from the coding sequence ATGACCGCCCTGAACACGGCGCCCACCAAGTACATCTTCGTCACCGGCGGCGTCGTCTCGTCGCTCGGCAAGGGGATCGCGGCCGCGTCGCTGGGCCGGCTCCTGGTGGAGCGCGGGCTCCGCGTGACGATCCAGAAGTTCGATCCCTACATCAACGTGGACCCCGGCACGCTCTCGCCCTTCCAGCACGGCGAGGTCTTCGTGACCGACGACGGCGCGGAGACGGACCTGGACCTGGGCCACTACGAGCGCTTCGTGGGCGAGAGCCTGTCGCAGTCCAACAGCATCACCACCGGGCGCATCTACCAGGACGTCATCACCCGCGAGCGCCGTGGCGAGTACCTGGGCGCCACCGTTCAGGTGATCCCGCACATCACGGACGCCATCAAGGGGGCGATCCGCCGCCTGGCGCCCAACCACGACGTCGTCATCACCGAGATCGGCGGCACGGTGGGCGACATCGAGAGCCTTCCCTTCCTCGAGGCCATCCGCCAGTACCGGCAGGAGGTGGGGCGCGAGCACACGCTCTTCGTGCACCTCACGCTGCTGCCGTACATCGCGGCCGCCGGCGAGCTGAAGACGAAGCCGACGCAGCACTCCGTGCGCGAGCTGATGCAGATCGGCATTCAGCCGGATGTGCTGATCTGCCGCAGCGAGCGGGCCATCGAGCCGGACATGCGCCGCAAGATCGCGCTCTTCTGCAACGTCGACGTGGCGTCGGTGATCGAGGCGCGCGACGCGGAGACCATCTACGAGGTGCCGCTGGAGTACCACCGGCAGCGGCTGGACGAGCTGGTGGTCAACAAGCTGGGGCTCAACACCCCCAAGCCCGACCTGGCCGAGTGGCGCGAGCTGGTGAGCCGGCTCAAGAACCCCAGCAACGGCGAGGTGCGCATCGCCGTCGTGGGCAAGTACGTGGCGCTGATCGACTCGTACAAGTCGGTGCAGGAGGCGCTGATCCACGGCGGGATCGCGGCGGATGCCAAGGTCAGGATCGAGTGGCTCTCCTCGGAGGACTTCGAGAACGGCGAGGGCGCGGAGAAGCTGGCCGGCTACCACGGCCTGCTGATCCCCGGCGGCTTCGGCGTGCGCGGCGTGGAGGGAATGCTCTCCGCCATCCGCTGGGCGCGCGAGAACGGCCTTCCCTTCTTCGGCATCTGCCTGGGGATGCAGACCGCGATCATCGAGTTCTCGCGCACTGTGTGCGGCATCGAGGAGGCGCACTCGGCCGAGTGGGAGCGCGCCACCAGCGACCCCGTGATCTGCCTGATGGACTCGCAGCGCCAGATCACCGACCTGGGCGGCACCATGCGGCTGGGGGCGTACACCGCGCGGCTGCAGCCCGGCTCGCGCGCGGCGGACATCTACGGCGCGCTGGAGATCAGCGAGCGCCACCGCCACCGCTACGAGGTGAACAACGTGTACCGCGAGGCGCTGGGCGAGCAGGGGATGCACTTCAGCGGGCTGTCGCCGGACGGCAACCTGGTGGAGATGATCGAGCTTCCGTCGCACCCGTGGTTCGTGGCTACGCAGGCGCATCCGGAGCTCAAGTCGCGCCCGGACCAGCCGCACCCGCTCTTCGCCTCGTTCGTGACGGCGGCCGCGGCGTACCGCGACGGGCAGAACGCGCCCGCGCCCCAGCCCGAGCTGATGGCGGAGGCGTCGTCGTGA